In one Candidatus Nealsonbacteria bacterium genomic region, the following are encoded:
- a CDS encoding uL15 family ribosomal protein encodes MQLHQLKSIHKRKKQKRIGRGGKRGTYSGRGIKGQKTRAGRKMVPPIRQLIKKYPKLRGYRFKSRKKKPAIINIKDLDKVFKKGDLISPQVLIEKRLIRKIKGMLPEVKILAQGNLTKKLIVKGCQLSEKAKEKIKKAGGEIKS; translated from the coding sequence ATGCAATTACACCAATTAAAATCAATTCATAAAAGGAAAAAGCAGAAGCGAATCGGACGTGGCGGTAAAAGAGGTACTTATTCTGGCCGGGGAATAAAAGGACAAAAAACAAGGGCAGGCCGAAAAATGGTGCCTCCGATTCGGCAGTTGATTAAAAAATATCCTAAACTTAGAGGGTATAGGTTTAAATCAAGAAAGAAAAAACCAGCCATTATTAACATCAAAGATTTAGATAAAGTTTTTAAAAAGGGAGATTTAATTTCACCTCAGGTATTGATTGAAAAGAGATTAATCCGTAAAATAAAAGGAATGTTGCCAGAAGTAAAAATTTTGGCACAAGGTAATTTGACTAAAAAGTTGATAGTTAAAGGATGTCAGCTTTCAGAAAAAGCCAAAGAGAAAATAAAGAAAGCAGGAGGAGAAATAAAATCATAA
- a CDS encoding 30S ribosomal protein S5: protein MRNKRIDRFQRDKDEFESKLLDLARVSHTREGGRKLRFRAVMVVGDKQGKVGVGVASGSDVAKAIEKATRLSKKNLIEIPIVEDTIPHQVEAKFGAAKILLKPQRKGRGLVAGGTVRIICTLAGIKNISSKILGATSNKLNNAKAMIEALKRLKVRKDRQ from the coding sequence ATGAGAAATAAAAGAATAGATAGATTCCAGAGAGATAAAGATGAGTTTGAATCAAAGCTTTTAGATTTAGCCCGCGTTTCTCATACCCGGGAAGGAGGTAGAAAACTAAGATTTAGAGCAGTGATGGTGGTGGGAGATAAGCAAGGGAAAGTAGGAGTAGGAGTAGCTTCAGGTTCAGACGTTGCCAAAGCTATTGAGAAAGCAACTAGATTGTCTAAGAAGAATTTAATTGAAATACCGATTGTCGAAGACACCATTCCTCATCAGGTTGAAGCTAAATTTGGGGCAGCTAAAATACTTTTAAAACCCCAGAGAAAAGGAAGAGGATTGGTAGCCGGGGGAACAGTAAGAATTATCTGTACTTTAGCTGGAATAAAAAATATATCTTCTAAGATTTTGGGAGCAACAAGCAATAAGTTAAATAATGCTAAGGCAATGATTGAGGCATTGAAGAGATTGAAAGTAAGAAAAGACAGGCAATAA
- a CDS encoding 50S ribosomal protein L18: protein MNVKGKRRKKYRRHKRVRGKISGTAKRPRLCVFRSNKHIYAQLIDDERNRIIASANDLELNVVKKSKKSIKKATAGKEEFSGKLAPAFEVGKLIAQKAKELKIKEIVFDRGGYKYHGRVKSLAEGARAGELKF, encoded by the coding sequence ATGAATGTAAAGGGGAAAAGAAGAAAAAAATATAGACGACATAAGAGAGTAAGAGGTAAAATTTCTGGTACAGCAAAGAGACCCCGTCTTTGTGTTTTTCGTTCAAACAAACATATATACGCTCAATTAATTGATGATGAAAGAAATAGGATTATTGCTTCAGCTAATGATTTGGAGTTGAATGTAGTAAAGAAGAGTAAGAAGTCGATAAAGAAAGCTACGGCGGGCAAGGAAGAATTTTCAGGTAAATTAGCCCCAGCATTTGAAGTTGGTAAATTAATCGCCCAAAAAGCCAAAGAGTTAAAGATTAAGGAGATTGTTTTTGATAGGGGAGGATATAAATATCATGGAAGAGTAAAATCATTAGCAGAGGGAGCTCGAGCAGGAGAACTAAAATTTTAA
- the rplF gene encoding 50S ribosomal protein L6 has translation MSRIGKKPIEIPEGVEVKIDYKRVTIKGPRGELSREVRPEIKVELKEGKIFVLPKSKTKNTKAFWGLTRALLNNMVKGVTEGYEKKLEIRGLGYKANVEGDNLVLMVGFTHSVKIKIPKEIKISVEKNIITISGIDKELVGLIAAKTRKVKPPEPYKGKGIRYVGEEVRRKAGKKVVTGGVAG, from the coding sequence ATGTCCCGAATAGGTAAAAAACCAATTGAAATACCGGAAGGCGTTGAAGTAAAAATAGACTATAAAAGAGTAACAATAAAAGGTCCGAGAGGGGAATTATCCCGAGAAGTTAGACCTGAGATTAAGGTTGAATTGAAAGAAGGAAAAATCTTTGTTTTGCCAAAATCTAAAACAAAAAATACTAAAGCTTTTTGGGGTTTAACTAGAGCTCTCCTGAACAATATGGTAAAGGGAGTAACCGAAGGATATGAAAAGAAGTTAGAAATTCGAGGTTTAGGATATAAAGCTAATGTCGAAGGAGATAATTTAGTTTTAATGGTTGGTTTTACCCATTCCGTTAAGATAAAAATCCCAAAAGAAATTAAAATTTCGGTAGAAAAGAATATAATTACTATTTCAGGTATAGATAAAGAACTTGTAGGTTTAATTGCAGCAAAGACAAGGAAAGTGAAACCTCCCGAACCCTATAAAGGAAAGGGAATTAGATATGTAGGTGAAGAGGTAAGAAGAAAAGCAGGAAAGAAAGTAGTAACAGGAGGCGTAGCTGGATAG
- the rpsH gene encoding 30S ribosomal protein S8, with protein MDPIADMLTSIRNAQAVLKETVKIPFSKLKFEIAKILEKNAFVEKVEKKGRGIKRIIEIKLKYEDKKPVISGLKRISKPGQRIYLRAKKIKPVRSGYGISIISTSKGLLTDEEVRKQNIGGEVICEVW; from the coding sequence ATGGATCCAATAGCTGACATGTTAACATCAATTAGAAACGCCCAGGCTGTTTTAAAAGAAACAGTTAAGATTCCTTTTTCTAAATTAAAGTTTGAAATTGCTAAAATTTTAGAAAAAAACGCTTTTGTTGAAAAAGTTGAGAAAAAAGGTAGGGGAATCAAAAGAATTATAGAAATCAAACTAAAGTATGAAGATAAAAAACCAGTAATATCTGGTTTAAAAAGAATTTCCAAGCCTGGTCAGAGGATTTATCTCAGAGCAAAAAAAATAAAACCTGTAAGAAGCGGTTATGGTATTAGTATCATTTCAACCTCAAAAGGTTTGCTAACAGATGAAGAAGTTAGAAAACAAAACATAGGAGGAGAAGTAATATGCGAGGTATGGTAA
- a CDS encoding type Z 30S ribosomal protein S14 codes for MPKKSLIAKAKKKPKFKTRIVRRCFRCGRKRGYMRKFGLCRICFREMANKGLIPGVKKSSW; via the coding sequence ATGCCAAAAAAATCCCTAATTGCTAAAGCAAAGAAAAAACCAAAATTCAAAACTCGAATTGTGCGAAGGTGCTTTAGATGTGGAAGAAAAAGGGGATATATGAGAAAGTTTGGTCTATGCAGAATTTGCTTTAGGGAAATGGCAAATAAAGGTCTAATCCCGGGGGTAAAAAAAAGCAGCTGGTAA
- the rplE gene encoding 50S ribosomal protein L5: MIGITEKYKKEVISAMMEKFGYKSKMAVPNIEKVVVNVGFGKLISGKTSDEQKKILNSISNGLTLITGQHPILTKARKSISGFKIRKGSPVGIMVTLRKKKMFDLLERLIHITLPRSRDFSGIKPDSVDKKGNLTIAIKEHISFAEILPEKAKIIFSLEITIVTTTQKREEGLELLRLMGFPIKK, from the coding sequence ATGATTGGTATAACTGAAAAGTACAAGAAAGAAGTGATTTCGGCTATGATGGAAAAATTTGGCTATAAGAGTAAGATGGCTGTTCCAAATATTGAAAAAGTGGTAGTGAATGTTGGGTTTGGGAAATTGATTTCTGGAAAAACTTCAGATGAGCAAAAAAAGATTTTAAATAGTATTTCAAATGGTTTAACCCTAATTACCGGTCAACACCCCATTCTAACTAAAGCAAGGAAGTCAATTTCTGGTTTTAAAATTCGTAAGGGTTCTCCAGTTGGAATTATGGTTACCTTAAGGAAGAAGAAAATGTTTGACCTTTTGGAAAGATTGATTCACATAACATTACCCCGTTCCCGAGATTTTTCAGGTATAAAACCTGATTCTGTTGATAAAAAAGGGAATTTGACCATAGCTATTAAAGAGCACATATCTTTTGCTGAAATTTTACCTGAGAAAGCTAAAATAATTTTTAGTTTAGAGATAACAATAGTTACGACAACCCAAAAACGCGAGGAAGGATTAGAGTTATTAAGATTAATGGGATTCCCCATAAAAAAGTAG
- a CDS encoding 50S ribosomal protein L24, translated as MKIRKGDQVLVISGKYRTKKGRVLRALPKERKVVVEGVNLIKKHQRAKRTGEKGQIIEMPSPIDVSNVKLICPKCGKSTRIGYKIIDNKKYRICKKCGKEV; from the coding sequence ATGAAAATACGCAAAGGTGATCAGGTTCTGGTTATTTCTGGCAAATATCGGACTAAAAAAGGTAGGGTTTTAAGGGCTCTCCCGAAAGAGAGAAAAGTTGTAGTTGAAGGAGTAAATTTGATAAAAAAACATCAAAGAGCTAAAAGAACAGGAGAAAAAGGTCAAATTATCGAAATGCCTTCTCCAATAGATGTTTCAAATGTGAAATTAATTTGTCCTAAATGTGGAAAGTCCACAAGGATAGGTTATAAAATTATAGATAACAAAAAATATCGCATCTGTAAAAAATGCGGCAAAGAAGTATGA
- the rplN gene encoding 50S ribosomal protein L14: protein MIQIRTIIKVIDNSGAKILQCIHVLGGSKKRYARIGDVVVGTVKVAEPRREVKKHDVVRALIVRQKKEYRRRDGSYIRFDDNACIILEGKTKNPRGGRIFGPIAREIKEKGFEKVITLAREIV, encoded by the coding sequence ATGATTCAAATAAGAACAATAATAAAAGTAATAGATAATAGCGGAGCAAAGATTCTTCAATGCATTCATGTTTTAGGTGGTAGCAAAAAACGTTATGCTCGAATTGGTGATGTTGTCGTCGGAACAGTAAAAGTAGCAGAACCGAGAAGGGAGGTGAAAAAACATGATGTAGTTAGAGCTTTGATTGTAAGACAGAAAAAAGAATATCGGAGGCGTGATGGTTCTTACATTAGATTTGATGATAATGCCTGTATTATCTTAGAAGGAAAAACAAAAAACCCAAGAGGAGGAAGAATTTTCGGTCCTATAGCAAGAGAAATAAAAGAAAAAGGTTTTGAAAAAGTAATAACTTTAGCAAGAGAAATTGTATGA
- the rpsQ gene encoding 30S ribosomal protein S17, which produces MPKKQLKGIIISNKMQKTVVVEVERIKESPKYKRRYKIHKKYKAHDEKEEYKIGDRVIIKECRPLSKGKRWRVIKKINSFYDSNKNNNKSNR; this is translated from the coding sequence ATGCCTAAAAAACAATTAAAAGGTATAATTATTTCAAACAAAATGCAAAAAACAGTTGTGGTTGAGGTTGAAAGAATAAAGGAAAGCCCAAAGTATAAAAGGAGATATAAGATTCATAAAAAGTATAAAGCCCATGATGAAAAAGAAGAATATAAGATTGGAGATAGGGTTATAATTAAAGAGTGCAGACCCTTAAGCAAAGGGAAGAGGTGGAGAGTTATTAAGAAAATAAACAGTTTCTATGATTCAAATAAGAACAATAATAAAAGTAATAGATAA
- the rpmC gene encoding 50S ribosomal protein L29: MKIDKLQNKSKSELKKLIANKREKLRVLRFHLAGGKLKNVREVRQTKKDIARILTILREA, from the coding sequence ATGAAGATAGATAAATTACAGAATAAATCTAAATCAGAATTAAAAAAACTTATAGCAAATAAGAGAGAAAAATTAAGGGTTTTACGTTTTCATTTAGCAGGTGGAAAGCTAAAAAATGTTAGAGAAGTTCGACAAACTAAAAAAGACATTGCAAGAATATTAACCATTCTTCGTGAAGCGTGA
- the rplP gene encoding 50S ribosomal protein L16 — MLGPKKLKYKKRFKGRSKGISTRGTELSFGSYGLKSLGTHWLTVRQIEAARRTIMRYLKKGGKLWIRVFPDKPVTSKGTEFTMGGGKGSFSHYVFPIKPGRVIFELEGVKEEVAKEALRRASDKLPIKTKFITRR; from the coding sequence ATATTAGGACCAAAAAAACTTAAATATAAAAAGCGGTTTAAAGGAAGATCAAAAGGCATTTCAACACGGGGAACCGAACTTAGTTTTGGTTCTTATGGGTTGAAATCTTTAGGAACTCATTGGCTTACTGTTAGACAAATTGAAGCTGCCAGAAGAACAATTATGAGATATTTAAAAAAAGGCGGGAAGTTATGGATTAGAGTTTTCCCGGATAAACCTGTGACATCGAAAGGGACAGAATTTACGATGGGCGGCGGAAAAGGCTCTTTTTCTCATTATGTCTTTCCAATAAAACCAGGAAGAGTTATCTTTGAATTAGAAGGGGTAAAAGAGGAAGTAGCAAAGGAAGCTTTGAGAAGAGCCTCAGATAAATTACCAATTAAAACTAAATTTATTACTCGAAGATAA
- the rpsC gene encoding 30S ribosomal protein S3, with amino-acid sequence MSHKVHPKAFRIREIKDWDSRGFYEKNFASYLKEDFEIREFIKKKIKKFGLGKIEIERSPGKINIIIFTARPGLVIGRAGEGVERLIKELRQKILKTKAPYNKRGGIKLDSKIEIREIKNIWLSALLVAQLMAAQIEKRMPYRRVLKKTLSKIMSQKGAKGARLEVAGRLNGISIARREWLQKGLLPRQTLRADIDYARDTAFCSYGAVGIKVWIYKGEKF; translated from the coding sequence ATGTCACACAAGGTTCACCCAAAAGCATTCAGAATAAGGGAAATAAAAGATTGGGATTCTCGCGGATTTTACGAAAAAAATTTCGCTTCCTATTTAAAGGAAGATTTTGAGATTAGAGAATTTATCAAAAAGAAGATTAAAAAGTTTGGGTTGGGTAAGATTGAAATTGAGAGGTCTCCCGGTAAGATAAATATTATAATTTTTACTGCTAGGCCGGGATTAGTAATAGGTCGGGCAGGAGAAGGTGTTGAAAGATTAATAAAAGAATTAAGGCAAAAGATTTTAAAAACAAAAGCTCCCTATAACAAAAGAGGAGGCATAAAGTTAGATTCAAAGATTGAAATTAGAGAAATTAAAAACATATGGCTTTCTGCTCTTTTAGTTGCTCAGTTGATGGCTGCTCAAATTGAAAAAAGAATGCCCTATCGAAGAGTTTTGAAAAAGACCTTAAGTAAGATTATGAGTCAAAAAGGAGCGAAAGGAGCAAGACTTGAAGTTGCAGGTAGATTAAATGGAATCTCTATTGCAAGAAGAGAATGGCTGCAAAAAGGTTTGCTTCCGAGACAAACCTTGAGAGCTGATATTGACTATGCTCGAGATACAGCTTTTTGTAGTTACGGAGCCGTAGGGATAAAAGTTTGGATATATAAAGGAGAAAAATTCTAA
- the rplV gene encoding 50S ribosomal protein L22: MISSAKLRYLRIAPRKVRLVADLIRGEKVEEAQTILNFTQKRAALPILKLLNQALANAKDRNLKLDKKNIYVSKIFVDGGPSYKRTFPRARGKADIILKRTSHITIVLEEVEKKVVKKKLKLAGEKPSFIKTTKEEKKTVKIEKDRKKETLKAEESREIKEKMKKRLKTEKIRTKRIRPKRERGIKRFFRRKAI, encoded by the coding sequence ATGATTTCAAGTGCTAAACTACGTTATTTAAGGATTGCTCCTCGAAAAGTAAGATTAGTAGCTGATTTGATTCGGGGAGAAAAGGTTGAGGAAGCTCAAACTATTTTGAATTTCACTCAGAAAAGAGCTGCCTTGCCAATATTGAAACTTCTTAATCAAGCCTTAGCCAATGCTAAAGATAGAAACTTGAAACTGGATAAAAAAAATATTTATGTTTCCAAAATTTTTGTTGACGGAGGTCCAAGTTATAAAAGAACTTTTCCTCGGGCGAGAGGAAAGGCAGATATAATCCTTAAGAGAACATCTCATATAACAATTGTTTTAGAGGAGGTTGAGAAAAAAGTTGTCAAGAAAAAATTAAAATTGGCAGGGGAAAAACCCTCCTTTATCAAAACTACGAAGGAAGAGAAAAAAACCGTTAAGATTGAAAAAGATAGAAAGAAAGAAACATTAAAGGCAGAGGAATCAAGAGAGATAAAAGAAAAAATGAAAAAAAGATTAAAAACAGAAAAAATTAGAACAAAAAGAATTAGACCAAAAAGAGAAAGAGGGATAAAAAGATTTTTTAGGCGAAAAGCCATATAG
- the rpsS gene encoding 30S ribosomal protein S19, whose amino-acid sequence MARSLKKGPYIDPKLMKKIERLKGNKKEPIRTWRRNCVISPEMVGFTFLVHNGKEFISVKVEEAMVGHKLGEFSPTTKFLRHGGKMQRDLEKKGVRKETGKK is encoded by the coding sequence ATGGCTAGAAGTCTTAAAAAAGGTCCATATATTGACCCAAAGTTAATGAAGAAAATAGAGAGATTAAAAGGTAATAAAAAAGAACCCATCAGAACATGGAGAAGAAATTGTGTTATTAGTCCGGAAATGGTTGGTTTTACTTTTCTTGTCCATAACGGAAAAGAATTTATTTCTGTGAAGGTTGAAGAAGCTATGGTTGGACATAAACTTGGTGAATTTTCTCCAACCACTAAGTTTTTAAGGCATGGTGGAAAAATGCAAAGAGACTTAGAAAAGAAGGGAGTTCGAAAAGAAACAGGAAAGAAGTAA
- the rplB gene encoding 50S ribosomal protein L2 produces the protein MKKTVSLRKLLSKKKPEKKLLSPLKKKGGRSSSGRISVRHRGGGVKRLYRILDFGQEKLDIKGKVLALEYDPNRTAFIALITYEDGDKRYVLAPVGLKESDEIICSEKAKVKIGNRMRLKNIPSGSGVYNIELEVGRGGKIVRSAGTSAKILVHEGRYTHLKMPSGEIRKVFKDCFASIGQVSNPKKRFEKIGKAGRRRLRGWRPAVRGTAMNPVDHPHGGGSGKSPIGMKHPKTPWGKPALGVRTRRKKWTDKLIIKRRRKRK, from the coding sequence ATGAAAAAAACAGTATCATTAAGAAAGTTATTAAGTAAGAAAAAGCCGGAAAAAAAACTACTTTCGCCTTTAAAGAAAAAAGGGGGCAGGAGTAGTTCAGGCAGGATAAGTGTTCGCCATAGAGGAGGAGGCGTTAAAAGACTTTACAGGATTTTGGATTTTGGTCAAGAAAAGTTAGACATTAAAGGAAAGGTTTTAGCTTTAGAATATGACCCAAACCGGACTGCTTTTATAGCTTTAATTACTTATGAAGATGGCGATAAAAGATATGTTTTAGCTCCTGTTGGTCTTAAGGAATCAGATGAGATAATTTGTTCTGAGAAAGCTAAGGTAAAAATCGGCAATAGAATGAGATTAAAGAATATTCCTTCAGGAAGCGGTGTTTATAATATTGAATTAGAGGTGGGTAGAGGAGGAAAAATAGTAAGGTCAGCTGGAACATCTGCTAAGATTTTGGTTCACGAAGGACGTTATACTCATTTGAAGATGCCTTCAGGAGAAATCAGAAAGGTTTTTAAAGATTGTTTTGCTTCAATAGGTCAGGTTTCAAATCCCAAAAAGCGTTTTGAAAAAATAGGAAAAGCAGGTAGGAGAAGATTGAGGGGTTGGCGGCCAGCTGTCAGAGGAACGGCTATGAACCCGGTAGACCATCCGCATGGAGGAGGGTCTGGAAAGAGTCCGATTGGAATGAAGCATCCAAAAACACCCTGGGGAAAACCGGCTCTCGGAGTTAGAACCAGAAGAAAAAAATGGACAGATAAATTAATAATTAAAAGAAGAAGAAAGAGAAAATAA
- the rplW gene encoding 50S ribosomal protein L23: MDLRDLFKKKKPLSEKKEVKETIEEPKEIKKKTEKILKRKKKKTDTKLAVTILKAPHITEKATDLTKKNQYTFKVFLDSNKTEIKKAVKQLYGVDVLSVKIIKIPKKRRRLGKTSGWTKAYKKAIVKIKEGQKIGELTP; encoded by the coding sequence ATGGATTTACGAGATTTATTCAAAAAGAAAAAACCCTTATCTGAAAAAAAAGAAGTAAAAGAGACCATTGAGGAGCCAAAGGAAATTAAAAAAAAGACAGAGAAAATTTTAAAAAGAAAAAAGAAAAAGACTGATACTAAATTAGCAGTTACTATTCTAAAAGCCCCTCATATTACAGAAAAAGCAACAGATTTGACGAAAAAAAACCAATATACTTTTAAGGTCTTTTTAGATTCTAATAAAACTGAAATTAAAAAAGCAGTTAAACAATTATACGGTGTTGATGTTTTAAGTGTTAAGATTATAAAAATTCCTAAAAAAAGAAGAAGATTAGGTAAGACTTCAGGATGGACAAAAGCTTACAAAAAAGCAATTGTAAAAATAAAAGAAGGACAAAAGATTGGAGAACTAACCCCCTAA
- the rplD gene encoding 50S ribosomal protein L4, whose translation MIMKYEVLDQRGKKVGEELLPEEFFGVKINTDLIYQVVTSQMANRRRVIAHTKGRGEVRGGGRKPWRQKGLGRARHGSIRSPIWTGGGVTFGPTKEKKFKKKIPKKMKRSALFMLLSEKAKRKLIVLIDELKIEQPKTKQAAQILERLPSKKESALVALPAVDKKIILAVRNIPRVETIEAKNLNCLDLASFKYLIMPVESVKIIKETFLKK comes from the coding sequence ATTATTATGAAATATGAAGTTTTAGACCAAAGAGGTAAGAAAGTTGGAGAAGAATTATTACCAGAAGAATTTTTTGGCGTAAAAATTAATACTGATTTAATTTACCAGGTTGTTACATCTCAAATGGCAAATAGAAGAAGAGTGATAGCACATACAAAAGGTAGAGGTGAAGTAAGAGGAGGAGGGAGGAAGCCCTGGCGCCAAAAGGGATTGGGGAGAGCAAGACATGGTTCAATCAGGTCTCCTATCTGGACAGGAGGAGGAGTGACTTTCGGTCCAACAAAAGAAAAAAAGTTTAAGAAAAAAATTCCAAAAAAAATGAAAAGGTCAGCTCTTTTTATGCTGTTATCTGAAAAGGCAAAAAGGAAATTGATAGTATTGATTGATGAGCTAAAAATAGAACAACCAAAAACAAAACAAGCAGCTCAAATTTTAGAAAGGCTTCCTTCTAAAAAAGAAAGTGCTCTGGTTGCTCTACCTGCAGTCGACAAAAAAATAATTTTGGCTGTAAGGAACATTCCCCGCGTAGAAACTATAGAGGCAAAGAATTTGAATTGTTTAGATTTAGCCTCTTTTAAATATTTAATTATGCCAGTCGAAAGTGTAAAAATAATAAAAGAAACATTTTTAAAAAAATAA
- the rplC gene encoding 50S ribosomal protein L3, giving the protein MMKFILGLKVGMSQIFDEQGNQVPLTVIESGICKVLQIKTKERDGYTAIQIGFKKLKDKKLKKTQKQKPFKYLREFRGDISEYETGQEFDVSIFKEGDIVKVSGISKGKGFAGVVKKWGFHGRPRTRGTKHEHRTIGSVGASMPPRVLKGKKMPGRMGSERVTIKNLKILKVDPENNLLMIKGAVPGRKGTLLELVKD; this is encoded by the coding sequence ATTATGAAATTTATATTAGGTTTAAAAGTAGGAATGTCCCAGATTTTTGATGAACAAGGTAATCAAGTTCCTTTAACAGTGATTGAGTCGGGCATATGTAAGGTATTGCAGATTAAAACAAAAGAACGAGACGGATACACAGCTATTCAAATTGGGTTTAAAAAATTAAAAGATAAAAAGCTTAAAAAAACACAAAAGCAAAAACCCTTTAAATACTTAAGAGAATTTAGAGGAGATATTTCAGAGTATGAGACAGGACAAGAATTTGATGTCTCGATTTTTAAAGAAGGGGATATTGTTAAGGTTTCCGGGATTTCAAAAGGAAAAGGTTTTGCAGGAGTGGTGAAAAAATGGGGGTTCCATGGAAGACCAAGAACCCGGGGAACAAAACATGAGCACAGGACTATAGGTTCTGTAGGTGCTTCAATGCCTCCAAGAGTGCTGAAAGGAAAAAAAATGCCTGGAAGAATGGGAAGTGAAAGAGTCACAATTAAAAATCTAAAGATACTTAAAGTTGACCCGGAAAATAATTTATTAATGATAAAAGGAGCGGTTCCTGGAAGAAAGGGAACCCTTTTGGAATTAGTTAAAGATTAA
- the rpsJ gene encoding 30S ribosomal protein S10 has translation MPKKKTVATEQEAKPKLRIKLWAYDHKVIDSSAKQIVEVVIRFGTKVSGPVPLPTEIHKYTVNRSTFIHKDSREQFEIRVHKRLIDVLEPNAKVIDALRDLNLPTGVNIEIKMR, from the coding sequence ATGCCAAAGAAAAAAACAGTAGCAACCGAACAAGAAGCTAAACCAAAACTCCGTATTAAATTATGGGCTTATGACCATAAAGTAATTGATAGTTCTGCCAAACAAATTGTTGAAGTAGTAATCCGTTTTGGAACAAAAGTTTCAGGACCCGTTCCTTTACCTACTGAAATTCATAAATATACTGTCAATAGGTCTACTTTTATCCATAAAGATAGCAGGGAACAGTTTGAAATTAGAGTTCATAAGAGATTGATTGATGTTTTAGAACCTAATGCTAAAGTGATTGACGCTTTGAGGGACTTGAATCTACCCACAGGAGTGAATATCGAGATAAAGATGCGATAG